A region of Carassius auratus strain Wakin chromosome 41, ASM336829v1, whole genome shotgun sequence DNA encodes the following proteins:
- the LOC113059181 gene encoding probable U3 small nucleolar RNA-associated protein 11, with protein sequence MSSFRKALKSKQRDHKERSQLGFRKHLGLLEKKKDYKLRADDYHRKQKTLTALRKKAMDKNPDEFHFKMIHNHLKDGVHVIKPKDETMTEEQKKVMRTQDIRYVEMKRVSEMKKIERMKSELHLLDVDEEKKNKHVFYVDSKKEVEGFDLATHLNTVPELVGRAYNRPTIETLEKKSIVGAVDPQRIKKLAKQRELQYLRLSQRIDREKNMFVISQKIQTRKDLQDKVKKVKVCEETETAPAVYRFEAKRKR encoded by the exons ATGTCTTCCTTTCGAAAAGCCTTGAAATCTAAACAACGAGACCACAAAGAGCGATCACAG CTCGGTTTCAGGAAACATTTGGGACtactggagaagaagaaggatTACAAACTTCGTGCAGA TGACTACCATCGGAAACAGAAGACCCTCACGGCCTTGCGCAAGAAGGCAATGGATAAGAACCCGGACgaatttcactttaaaatgatACACAACCATTTAAAG GATGGAGTTCACGTGATCAAACCAAAAGACGAAACCATGACAGAGGAGCAGAAGAAGGTGATGAGGACCCAGGACATCAGATATGTGGAAATGAAGCGAGTGTCGGAGATGAAG aaaatcgAAAGGATGAAGTCAGAGCTCCACCTTCTTGATGttgatgaagaaaagaaaaataagcaTGTTTTTTATGTGGACTCAAAAAAAGAAG TGGAGGGCTTTGATCTGGCCACACACCTCAACACAGTACCTGAATTGGTGGGACGAGCATATAACAGACCTACAATAGAGACGCTGGAAAAGAAAAGCATTGTGGGAGCAGTGGATCCTCAgagaataaaa AAACTTGCAAAGCAGAGGGAACTTCAATATCTGAGGCTTTCACAGCGTATtgacagagaaaaaaatatgtttgtcattAGTCAAAAGATCCAGACTAGAAAAGATCTGCAA GATAAAGTTAAGAAAGTGAAAGTCTGTGAGGAGACCGAAACTGCTCCAGCTGTCTATAGATTTGAAGCTAAGAGGAAAAGATGA